Part of the Penicillium digitatum chromosome 4, complete sequence genome is shown below.
CTTAGCCCCCGGGCGTTGATAAATTATGTGTGTAGTTGGAACACTAGAAAGCCTGAATCTGCATCTCCTTGCCATTCGATTTGAATGAGTGACGGAAAGAGGGTCAAACTTTTCTGGGCTCTGCAACATAGTAACATAGTACATTTTCCCTAATGGAATTTTTTAATTGTGTACCAAAACAGTCAAATCTGGCTACGGGGAGAATCACCCCTACAACCACGAGGACGATCCAACAACGATCCATGAATGTCCATGGGGCTATATAACAGAAATGCGGGAGAGTTCAAATCTCAACTCGCCTAGCGTTGGGCTGTGGCGACGACCAATGTGATTATTCTGGAATTTAAACAGAGATGGTTATGAGTTTCGTGCTAGATGATTGAAAGAAACTTCCAGTACAGGGGTCTTGACAATAAGCAACATTATTCAAATGTAGAAATAGATATGCAGGCAGTCCAGGCTTTCTTATAAACAATGATCATCTGTCAGGAGGGAACTTGAATGACACTCACAAGCATCGATAAACGTGCTCGGTCCAGGCAGCAATGTCGGGAAGTCCTAGCGGCTCAAATCCGCACTCTCTAGTTACGATAAGAACTGGAGTAGTATTAGGGGCTTCGTAAGATAGGAGAAGTAGCTTGGTTTCTAGGAATCTGAATTCTCCGAGATACCTAGAAGTGCAGGCTCTAGCTTTACGAAAATTCGTCCATGGCTTCTATAGAATAGACTAACTTATATATAGAGGTGTAAGTCTAAACCCCTACTCCCTATAAACTGTATAACGAAATTTATTAGAAATATAAGTACCGAGTAGATCTTTAAGAACTAGAAAAAGTTTAGCTCTATTCTCTACCTAACTATAATTTCTCACCCTCACGTTGTAAAAGGTTATGCCTGGGCGCACTCCCTTCCGCTCGGCCAAAAGACCATCATATCAGAGCTCTTGCTCTGACATGCCCAGGACCAACATATACAGTAGCGCACGTAGTTTATCTGTGATCCACGTAGCAAAAGCGGCAAACCACTTGGCCTAGTTCTTGAAAACCTAGGACCCTGTAAGAGTATACAGTATTTAAGTGTAAGGCCTATTAACCGGTAAAGATACAACGTTGAGAGAGGAGAAGCCAAGACTAATTCTTGCCAGAATTAAGAAGGACCTGGGGGTTCCTAGACTATAAGGAAAATTATCAATACGCTCGGTAATCGATTATAAAACGAACCCCACTCGGTTCGATCCTATAGTTAGTCTGATACGACATTGATCAGTTGATCCCTGTACATACCATatctgtcagggtgcgggctggcaggacggtatgataggagaggactggtaggaacaggtcgtaacagatcagattcccattgacaggcacgggcaggggcaggctaatatacaagacgtagctcgaagagctacaacaggatctagaactgaagttcagataaacaggtcagagatcacgtgccgtgatcttcctctaactaagcatcacggttcgcaccgtgacaatatCCGTTACAAAACTATGCCTATTCTAGGTAAGCTTTCTCTATTAAAGAACAGCTTCGTTTAAGACTAAGAAGCCCACTAAGCTCGCTAAATACCGCTATTGACTAGGTTTCAAAGCTATGCTCGATCATTAAATAAAACCACCGCTCTTCTTAAGAGAGAAGTTGATGATTTCAGCGCTGTAAAtaagaagcagaagcaaaagcgtactagatcccgaAAGCAGATACTAGCCGAAGTAGGCCTTAGTGTATAAGAAGCTTCTCGATTAAGTATTGAGCCGGTGGGAGCAGTTAGAGAGCGCCTCCCTCGGGCGAAGCAGCCCTTCGTTAGCTTTGCACCCAGTTGTACGGGCCCCCCAATTATTTTGTGGGTGTAAGAATTCAGGACATAGAATTGCTAAAGGCCCAGAGAGAGGGTGACACTCTACGAGAAttaatttaatggagttATGGTGGTGATAAGATGAATTTGAATGTAGTGCACGAAATTTGGTGGATCACTCGTTAATGAAATACGCGAGTTAAAGCCCTACATGGATTCTAGGGATCAGTTTCGCTTGGAAAGATGTAATACGCAACTTACATATCGGACTGATATTTGGTGATGGCAAATTTGCTTCAGATTGAAACCAATAAATGTACTTGATCCAGCTAGTACATACAGCATTAACTCCCCATGAAATGCACATTCCCAGGGCATGCTATATGATGCCTTGGGATCCACCAAATCCCAACTCCTTTGAACTCCTTCTAACCGCAAATCGCAAATCGAACAGAAAAATCCATCCTTTGCCTCAAGACTACCAGCATCTTAAGGCCCGGATCCGATGTTCAATGAACATTGTAGGTGTCAAGTGCTTGCTGGACATCACGCAGACTGTTCTTGTCACCGTATGCGTCCATCAGCTGTTGATTTCGCACCAGGCGTTCCTGTTCTTCCAGCATAGATAGTTCCCGACGTGACTTGACTGCGACATAGTAGTTATAGATGCCAAACCCTGCACGTGACAGAATCAGTACAATCCTTACCACATTGTTGTGGGAAGACTACGCGGAGATTAAACATACCGAGACCAATTGTAGCTACTAGAGGAAGCAGTCTAATGCAAACAGAGTTAGTTTATCAACCAAAAAAGTAGGGGCGGCACAACTTACAGCCGCACATTCCGGGGCTTGGCGCTAGGGGTTGGGGGGTTTCTGTATGGTTTTTTGGCATCTGGGAGAGTAAATTGAGACATCACGCTGTGCATGTGTGTTGGCTAGTGACCGTGGAGAGTGTAGTTTGAGTAAATCGGAGGTTTGGAATggaaaagtaaaaaaaataGTGAAGAAGTTAAGAAGTAGTAACTAGAAAAAGCGAAATGCGGGGAATCGTGACGTGAAAGGTCCGAGGATCGCTTCCGAGGATCGCTCCCGAGGTCTTATATCTGAGGCAGTGATCAGGCCACATTCATCCGGCATCATACAATTGCGTGGTGTTGTCCAATTTTTTAGCGTGTTACATTGAGATCATAATTGAATCACCGTGTCGCGCTTGATCCACATTAGGAAAAGATCAAAACCTCGTCGTCATAATCTCTAATTAATTTTCAACGGTTAACTTCCAAAAAATGCATTGATTTCCCAGAGGCATAATTAATATGAGACCTGAGATTTGAGACCTGAAATTTGACCATGCAAGCGCCTTAATTGCCGTTGTTCTGCGGCGCAGGGGTTGCTGGACCCTCCGGGGTCACATAAGCCTGGCATAATTGGTCAGCGCAGTCTTTAAAAAATTAGCCCACACGTCACACCTACTTTAGTCATTCCACCATCGACCACAAAGTCCGTTCCATTCACGAAGCTGCTCTCATCGCTGGCCAGGAAAACCACTGCGTGAGCCTGCTCGATGGGTTCACCAAACCGGCCAGTGGGGAAGTGCACCTCCCGACGGAGCCGCTTGGCCTTGTCATCACCCAGCCAGTCTTGTAAAAGAGGAGTGCTACACCGGCATGAGCTAGTGTCCAGGCAAATAAAATTGGAAAAACTTACTTCAGGGGTGCGGGGCACAGAGCGTTGAAACGGAATCCCTCACGGGCGTGAACGATGGCCAATTCCCGAGTCATCGCCAAGACCGCACCCTTGCTCGCCGTATACGCGAGCTGAGGAGTAGCAGCGCCGACCAAGGCGACCACACTAGCTGTGTTGATAATACTGCCCCGGGACTTCTTGTGACGACGAAGACTGAGGACGGCGTGCTTGCTGCCGAACCAGACACCCTTGACATTGATATTGTGTGTGAGGTCCCAGATCTTCTCGGGGGTATCGATGGCATCTGCATCGTTGGCGTGCATGATTCCGGCATTGTTGAAGATCACGTCAGTGCCTCCCCAGCTGTCCTGGTACTCAACCATTGCCTGGACATCCGACTCTTTGGACACGTCACATCGGATAGACTCGACTCGAGGAGCGGAGGGAACTACTTCCTTCACTTTAGCCAATGCCTTTTCAAGGGCGGGCTCAGAGACGTCGGCCATCAGGACATTGGCACCCTCGCGGGCGAAGAGAATACTGGTTTCGAGACCGATGCCACTAGCCAATTCCGAGATCGGTTAGAACTTTTGCGACGGTGCTGTACTTTTTGGGAATAAATCAATAGACATACCCGCCTGCACCTGTGATGATGGCATTCTTGCCTTGGAGACGTCCTTGGGGAGTAGTGGCAGCCATTATGACCTTATCTTGAAGCTCTGTTTGTACAAATGGAATCTAGGTTAGCAATGACTCAACCGCAACAATCACAATACCATGATACATTCATGAGAAAACGGTAGAGAAGAGGAGACTCACCTAAACCGAGAAAAATCGAGTCAACAAAAGGGTTGCTAATGTCCAAGTGTGTTGCACCGAAGGTATTACGCGGGGCAGTCTTGGGGCGTGGATCCCATTAAATAAGCGGTGACGTGGGCCAGAAGCGGTAAAGCGTCGCCGATATCTCGCTGATAAGCTTCCAAGATGTCCAGGTGCGTTGGCCACTTGCCCGGAATCCCTGGACTTGATTTAGTTGATTTAGTTGATTTGCCTGATTTGCCTGGCCCGAAACGTGACTCTTATCGTTCTATTCCCTCTTTATCTTCCCCTCACCCCCATTCTCGCTACAAGAGTTTGGATTCCCAAACTCCTAATCTCACTCTTTGGCCCCGATCCATCATGTCGAGCCCCGCGGACCTCGAGGTCACAGCCGAGAATGTTGCTGAGATCCTCCAGAATGACACAAAAGTCAAGGTGGCAGGAGTGGATGTGGATGGCATTCTGCGTGGCAAACTCATGAAGAAAGACAAGTTCTTATCTATCATCACCGAGGGTTTCGGCTTCTGCTCTGTCATCTTCGGCTGGGATCAACACGATGCGACGTACTATAAGGAGCTGGCCATCAGCAACAAGGAGAATGGATATCGCGATCTTGTCGCAGTCCCAGATTTACGCAGTTTCCGTCGCATTCCATGGGAAAACAATGTGCCCTTTTTCCTCATCAGCTTCTTGGATCCAGAAACCAGGAAGCCGGTGTGCGCCTGCCCGCGAGGATTGATAAAGACTGCGGCCGCTAAAGTCGAGGCGGCAGGGTATCGGGCGATGGCAGGAGGTATGTCCGATCGAAGACCAGGGCATGTGGGATTTAATGACTGATCAGGCTGATTTCTCTTCAGCCGAATACGAATTCTACCAATTTCGCACGCCAGGCAATCACTCCACCCCCGAGCAAGGCGCATCTGCAACGGCGGCCTTTCTCCAGTCGAATCCAGTCGAATCGTTGCCATCTGTCACAGACGGCATGTTTGGTTATTCAATCACTCGGCCTCTCCATAACCAAGATTACTACTATGGCATCTTCGACGCCTGCGAGCAGTTCCGATGCGATATTGAAGGGTGGCATACTGAAAGTGGACCAGGAGTCTATGAAGCTGTCAGTGGCATACGAGTGAATGGATCACATTGAGAATTGGGGCTGAACATCGTGATAGGCATTGCAATTTGGCGAAGCGAAAGACATGGCTGACAAGGCCGGGTTATTCAAGTGAGAGCGTTCTTTTGCCAGTGGTTCGGGTTGTTCTTTCATGATGGGTCATCGCTAACCAGGACGCTCGCATAGATACGTCGTAAAAGCATTCGGAATTAAGCATGGCATCACCCCATGCTTCATGGCGAAACCCCGACAAGGCCTACCAGGAAACAGCGGGCACATGCACATCTCGCTCGTCACAGCCGACGGAAAGAATGCCTTCATTCGCGATGCTCCGGATCCATCCCCCCTCTACCCTGATATCACTCATCTGTCCGACTTGGGTCGACATTTTCTCGCTGGCCTTCTCGTCGGCCTGCCCGATATCATGCCAATTTTGGCACCGACGATCAACTCCTACAAACGCCTGGTGGAGAACTTTTGGGCACCGGTCACTGTTTCTTGGGGACTAGAACACCGGGCCGCGTCAATCCGTCTGATCACCCCACCGACAGCTAGTCCGAAAGCGACTCGTTTCGAGGTGCGCGTGCCAGGTGCAGATACCAATGCGCATCTTGTCTTAGCGGCGATACTGGCATTGGGATGGCGCGGAGTCGAGAAGAAGCTCGAGATCCCGTTGCCGCCTCTTGCCCGTGGCGAG
Proteins encoded:
- a CDS encoding Glucose/ribitol dehydrogenase, whose translation is MSQFTLPDAKKPYRNPPTPSAKPRNVRLLLPLVATIGLGFGIYNYYVAVKSRRELSMLEEQERLVRNQQLMDAYGDKNSLRDVQQALDTYNSDMALTRVFH
- a CDS encoding Short-chain dehydrogenase/reductase family protein, putative; translation: MGTAPRNTFGATHLDISNPFVDSIFLGLELQDKVIMAATTPQGRLQGKNAIITGAGGGIGLETSILFAREGANVLMADVSEPALEKALAKVKEVVPSAPRVESIRCDVSKESDVQAMVEYQDSWGGTDVIFNNAGIMHANDADAIDTPEKIWDLTHNINVKGVWFGSKHAVLSLRRHKKSRGSIINTASVVALVGAATPQLAYTASKGAVLAMTRELAIVHAREGFRFNALCPAPLNTPLLQDWLGDDKAKRLRREVHFPTGRFGEPIEQAHAVVFLASDESSFVNGTDFVVDGGMTKAYVTPEGPATPAPQNNGN
- a CDS encoding Glutamine synthetase, putative, yielding MSSPADLEVTAENVAEILQNDTKVKVAGVDVDGILRGKLMKKDKFLSIITEGFGFCSVIFGWDQHDATYYKELAISNKENGYRDLVAVPDLRSFRRIPWENNVPFFLISFLDPETRKPVCACPRGLIKTAAAKVEAAGYRAMAGAEYEFYQFRTPGNHSTPEQGASATAAFLQSNPVESLPSVTDGMFGYSITRPLHNQDYYYGIFDACEQFRCDIEGWHTESGPGVYEAALQFGEAKDMADKAGLFKYVVKAFGIKHGITPCFMAKPRQGLPGNSGHMHISLVTADGKNAFIRDAPDPSPLYPDITHLSDLGRHFLAGLLVGLPDIMPILAPTINSYKRLVENFWAPVTVSWGLEHRAASIRLITPPTASPKATRFEVRVPGADTNAHLVLAAILALGWRGVEKKLEIPLPPLARGEDMGGASDKGVRLAKSLKEAIVTFTRPESVAREVFGDSFVDHFAGTREHEVRLWEEAVTDWEMRRYIETV